GCCTTGCGGCAGTTCGGAAAAGCTGTCCAGCCTCTCGTGCTCGCCGCAACCGTCGATGATGGCGTCGAAGAAGTCGCGGCCCAGCTTCCCCCAGGAGGCAAGCAGGGGATTGCCCGTTTCGTACCACTGCTCCGCTCCGTCTCCCTGCTTCTCCAGGCGTGCCAGCTCGCGTTCGGAGACGATCTCGCCCCAGTACTGGCGGCAGGGGTTCAACAGGAACAGGTTCACCTCGGCGTGCTGGGCAAGGCGGGCCAGGACCTCGAGGTGGAAGGGGGGCAGTGACGGGATGCCGATGACGGAGATGCGCCGCCGATCCGGGAGCCGGCCGCCGTCCAGCGCCTTGCGGAACTCCTGCAACAGGCGAGCGCGATGTTTCTGCGTGACGTCAGCCGTTAGAGCGCGCCAGAGCTGCGCCTGCCAGTGGTCTTCCTTCCCTTGTTCCCACTCCAGGAGCTTTTCCGGACGGTAGACGGTGTAGCGGTCGAAGGTGTCCGCCACGCGCTGGGCGAGCTGCATCCTTTTGAGGCCATCGGCGTCATCGGAGAGGTATGCTGCGATCTCCTCAAATCCGGGTTGTCCCGTTGCCTCCCGCAAAAGCCCCAGGATGCGCCAGGTCATCACCTCTGGGGAGAACAGGGGCGCTTCCTCGGGTGCGTCGGGCAATACCTTGGCGAAGACCCGCTCCACGAAACGGTTGGGAAAGAGGAACTCGCCGTTGGCCCAGACGCCGATCCTCGCCGCCAGTTCCATGGAAAGCCAGCGCTGCATCCCCTTGCTCTGCACCACGATCAGTTCCTTGTCGAACGGGTGGCAGGGCGCGCGACGCGGCGCGCGGACCACCTTCTCCAGGCCGTCCACCAGGTGTTCCATCAGGTTGCTGGTGTGGATGTACAGCGGCATCGGTCCTCGTGGTGCGGGGGCGTGCGGGGATTTCCGGGGGGAGGAGAGGCCGGCCCCGCGGATGGCAAAACATATCATATCCTCCCGCAGCTGTCTCGGTGAAAAGACGCCGGCGGAGGGGGGGCGTCGTTGGCAATTGCTTGCATTGCGCACCGCTTTGGATATATTTTGTCTTTGTGTTTACTAATTAATTTACACTTTTGTATGGTTTCCCTTCTTCACCGACAACCCACCGGCCCAATAATCGAGGCCTGTGCGACATGCAAAGGAGAAGTCATGAAGCCCTTCATCGAAGAGGCCCTCGCACGCGCTTATTACCGATTGAAGCCTTGGATGTCACGTCGGTTTCAGATCATGCTGCGCAGCGTGGTGGCAAAGTACAAACGGTATATCTTTCAGAATGTCTGGCCTATAGATCGGGAAGCTGGCGTGACGCCTCCAGGGTTCCCGGGGTGGCCGCAGGGAAGACGCTTTGCCGTGGTGCTGACCCACGATGTGGACACGGCCCGCGGAGTGGCACGGTGCGAACAGCTCATGGCCATCGAGCAGGAACTCGGCTTTCGCTCCTCGTTCAATTTCGTCGCGTATGACTACCATCTCCCTCCTGCCTTGCGGAAAAAGCTGGTCAATCAAGGTTTCGAGGTAGGGGTGCACGGCCTGGAGCACAACAGGAAGCTTTACGAGTCGGCTGAGACCTTCGAGCAGCATGCCGTGAAGATCAACAGCTACCTGAAGGAGTGGGGAGCCGTCGGCTTTCGTTCTCCGTGCGTCTACCACAACTTCGAATGGCTGCACCAGCTGGATATCATCTACGAGGCGTCGGCTTTCGATACAGACCCTTTCGAGCCCCAGTCGGATGGACTGAAAACGATCTTCCCGGTGCGCCAGACCAAGGTCCCGGGAAGGGAATACGTGGTGCTCCCCTACACCCTCCCCCAGGACTTTACGGTGTTCATCCTGTTTCGGGAGAAAGACATCAACATCTGGAAGGAGAAACTGCGCTGGATCGCTGAGCACGGCGGCATGGCCCTGCTGATCACCCACCCCGACTACATGAGTTTCGATGGCACCGTCGGGTATGACGAGTATCCTCACGAAATGTACCGGGAACTGCTGGACCATATCAGGACGGAGTACGAAGGGCAGTATTGGCACCAACTGCCTCAAGAGGTGGCCTGCTTTTGGAACAAGAGCATGTGCAAGCCTTGAGGTTGGCAGGGGCGCGCCGGGGACAGGACGTAACAGCCCCGGCGCCTTGAAAGGCAGGCGGATGGATATGTTCAACTGGCTCCTCGGACTGAACGCGGCCTACGTGCTGTTGCTGGCCGCCATCACAATTCTCAACTGGGCCGGCCCGGATCGTTTCTGGGTGGGCGCCTTGAACTTTTACCTACCCCAAATCATATGGGTCGTGCCGGGGCTCTTACTGACCATGGCAGCCTTTCGCAACGCGAAAATCCTGGTGTGGGTGCCACTTCTCGGAGTGTTGTGGGTTGTGGGGCCCATCATGGACTGGCACTGGGCTCCGCGCAAGGCATGGGCGAATTCGCCGCAGACGCTGCGGGTGATGACCTGGAACGTAAAGTATGGCAAACGCGACCTGATGCCGCTCATCGAGGAACTGTCCAGGAGCCGCCCGGACATCGTCCTGTTCCAGGACGCCGTGGATGCCGGGGACGGGCCGCTGGCGGACTACCTCGCCGGCTGGCAGATCTACAACGAAGGGCAGTACGTCGTAGCCAGCAGGCTTCCCATCTCCAATGTCGAGGTGCATGATCTCCCCTACCACGAGAGAAAGGGCGAATCGTTCCTGCGTTGCCGGGTGCAGGTCGGTTCTCGCGACATCTCCCTCTACAACGTCCACTTCAAGACCCCCAGAAGAGGCCTCAACGCCTTCCGCAAGGCGCGCCGGGGCGCATGGTACATCCCCAAGGCCATCGACCGTTTCGAGGCTAACGTGAACACGCGCCTCAGGCAGGCCCAGGCGGTGTCCGGGTACTTGGCGCAGGAAAAGGGGGAGGTCGTGGTGGCCGGCGACTTCAACTCGCCGGACCATTCGCTGGTATGTGAGGCCCTGAGGAAAGCCGGCCTGACCGACGCGTTCGCACAGGCGGGGCGGGGATACGGGTACACCTACGGGCATTTCCTGCTCAGGAACAAGGTACCCTGGCTGAGAGCGTCCTGGATGCGCATCGATCACATCATGACCACGCCGGGAATCAAGGCCCAGAACTGCTGGGTCGGTACCAGCAGGGCTTCGGATCACCGCCCCGTCATAGCGGACTTCATCCTCAGTGATTCCCGTTAGTTTCCTTTTGTCATACCCGTTACTATTTGCACTTTTCAACAGATAGTGCTAGTTATGGACCTTCCGTCAATGCGAGACCGTGAAGACCGCGGCATCCCACCGATCATACTCTCCACACGAATCGTAGCTGACATCCCGGCACCACTTCCGGTGATACGCAAATAGCAGCGGGCACGGCTGAGCTTTCTCCTGCCCGGATCGGAGTTTAGCAGCATGCTGATTCTCACCCTCAACTGCCGTAGGTTCTCGGCGCAGTACCAACTCTACAACTGGGGCGACCAGACCGTCATGGCCACCGGCATGGTGGAAAGGATCGTAGTCGGGGATTCCTTCCTCACCCACCGGGTTCCCGGCGCGGATGCGAAGCACCTGGAAGGGGAATGCGCGGACCATAAGGATGCACTGCGGCTGATCCTGGACACCCTGGTCGGGGAAGGTTTGATCTCCGGTGCCGCCGATATCAAGGCCATCGGGCATCGCGTGGTGCACGGGGGAGAGCGTTTCACCAAATCGGTGCTGATCGACGAAAACGTGGTCGAGGCGATCAAAGAGGTGGCGACCCTCGCCCCGCTGCACAACATCCCCAACCTCGCCGGGATCCGCGCGGCACAGGAGCTTCTCCCGGAGCTGCCCCAGGTTGCCATCTTCGATACCGCCTTCCACCAGACCATGCCCGAGCCCGCCTACATGTACCCGCTCCCCTACGAGTGGTACCAAAAGCACGGCGTCAGGCGCTACGGCTTCCACGGCCAGTCCCACCTGCATGCCGCCAGAAGAGGCGCCGAGTTGGTAGGAGTGCCGCTGGAGAAGGCCAACATCGTCACCATCCACACCGGTAACGGTGTATCGCTGTGCGCGGTTAAAAACGGGGAATCCGTAGATACCAGCATGGGGCTCACCCCGCTGGAGGGCGTCATGATGGGAACGCGCTGCGGGGACATCGATCCCGGCATCATCCCGTTCATGGCCAACGAGGCGGGTGTCTCTGTGACGGAGCTCGACCTGTTCCTGAACCAGAAGAGCGGCCTGGCCGGTATTGTGGGGCGCAGGGTCAGCCGGCGGACGGTCGTTGACGAGGCGGTGGTGGGTGACGCCCGCTGCCAGCTCGCGCTCGACATGGAATCCTACCGGCTGAGAAAATACCTCGGCGCCTACATCGCCGTGACCGGGAAGCCGGACGCCATTGTCTTCACCTACGGCGAGGGATGGGAGGATTGGCCGGTGCGCGGCATGGCACTCCAGGAGATGAGCCCGTTCGGTATCGAGGTGGACCTGAAACGGGACGAGGAGGCCCTCAAGGGGGGCAAGGAGATGCTGATCAGTGCGGACGGCTCCAGGGTGAAGGTCTTCGTGGTTCCAAGCGGCGAGGACATGGTGCTGAACGAGGACGTTGCTGCCATCATGGGGTGGCAATAGCGGGTAACTGCGGAAATGAAACAACGAAGGGCGGATGATTCTTAATCATCCGCCCTTTTTATTGGGTGTGTCCCCTCTCCCAAGGGGAGAGGGCGAGTGGACAAGGGCCTACAGCTTGATGCCGTCCAGGAAGGTTTGCACCATCGGCGTGAAGGTCTGGTGTTCGAGCAGGAACGCGTCATGGCCGTAGGCGGAGGTGATCAGGTGGTACTCAACCGGCTTGCCCAGCTTCTGGAGCGAGACCGCCATCTCCTCGGTCTGCGCCGGGGGGTAGAGCCAATCGGAGGTGAAGGCGAAGAACTGGATCGGCGCCTTGATCGGCTCGAAGGCCTCCTCCAGGGACTCGCAACCGGCGGCGACGTCGTAGAGGTCGAGTGCCTTGGCCAAGTAGAGGAAGGAGTTGGCGTCGAAGCGATCGACAAAGTTGTAGCCGTTGTAGTTGAGGTAGCGCTCGACCTCGAACTGCCCGAAGAAGTCGAACTGACCGTCGCGGGCCGAGAAGCGGCGACCGAACTTGGCGGTCATTGATTCATCGGAAAGGAAGGTAATGTGGCCGATGCCGCGGGCGAGCGCCAGTCC
This window of the Geomonas agri genome carries:
- a CDS encoding polysaccharide deacetylase family protein; its protein translation is MKPFIEEALARAYYRLKPWMSRRFQIMLRSVVAKYKRYIFQNVWPIDREAGVTPPGFPGWPQGRRFAVVLTHDVDTARGVARCEQLMAIEQELGFRSSFNFVAYDYHLPPALRKKLVNQGFEVGVHGLEHNRKLYESAETFEQHAVKINSYLKEWGAVGFRSPCVYHNFEWLHQLDIIYEASAFDTDPFEPQSDGLKTIFPVRQTKVPGREYVVLPYTLPQDFTVFILFREKDINIWKEKLRWIAEHGGMALLITHPDYMSFDGTVGYDEYPHEMYRELLDHIRTEYEGQYWHQLPQEVACFWNKSMCKP
- a CDS encoding endonuclease/exonuclease/phosphatase family protein, translated to MFNWLLGLNAAYVLLLAAITILNWAGPDRFWVGALNFYLPQIIWVVPGLLLTMAAFRNAKILVWVPLLGVLWVVGPIMDWHWAPRKAWANSPQTLRVMTWNVKYGKRDLMPLIEELSRSRPDIVLFQDAVDAGDGPLADYLAGWQIYNEGQYVVASRLPISNVEVHDLPYHERKGESFLRCRVQVGSRDISLYNVHFKTPRRGLNAFRKARRGAWYIPKAIDRFEANVNTRLRQAQAVSGYLAQEKGEVVVAGDFNSPDHSLVCEALRKAGLTDAFAQAGRGYGYTYGHFLLRNKVPWLRASWMRIDHIMTTPGIKAQNCWVGTSRASDHRPVIADFILSDSR
- a CDS encoding acetate kinase; protein product: MLILTLNCRRFSAQYQLYNWGDQTVMATGMVERIVVGDSFLTHRVPGADAKHLEGECADHKDALRLILDTLVGEGLISGAADIKAIGHRVVHGGERFTKSVLIDENVVEAIKEVATLAPLHNIPNLAGIRAAQELLPELPQVAIFDTAFHQTMPEPAYMYPLPYEWYQKHGVRRYGFHGQSHLHAARRGAELVGVPLEKANIVTIHTGNGVSLCAVKNGESVDTSMGLTPLEGVMMGTRCGDIDPGIIPFMANEAGVSVTELDLFLNQKSGLAGIVGRRVSRRTVVDEAVVGDARCQLALDMESYRLRKYLGAYIAVTGKPDAIVFTYGEGWEDWPVRGMALQEMSPFGIEVDLKRDEEALKGGKEMLISADGSRVKVFVVPSGEDMVLNEDVAAIMGWQ